The Lycium ferocissimum isolate CSIRO_LF1 chromosome 8, AGI_CSIRO_Lferr_CH_V1, whole genome shotgun sequence DNA segment CTGTATTATTGTAATTTTAAGTGTGTTTTTACGCAAtaaatttatattcaaatattaTGGGGTTCAATTGAGACCCTTAACAATGACGCTATGGTTGGGATTCTTGATAATTTTTAGAACTTATGGGTATacgtaatattttatgttttccaaaataaaaagtgaaatatgttttgaaaaattatggtcaaacacattttcaaaacttgaaaattgCAACCAAAtaaagtttttcaaatttttttcgggaatatatggccaaacgctagctAAGCACTTCCTCTATtacaaaataattgaatttttggcacttttttttttaatccaaaataaatgaatttttcaaagttaaggttattaattaatttttttttcaatctaaTGGACTTTTCAAATCTCAGTGCTAatctttatttttaagaaaaagtttggGAAACCAAACAGGTAAAATAGTGAAATGACTCTTTAATTAATGTAATTAATTATTCCCTctagtttgtgaatttttttgTGTGACACGACAATATTACTTTTTATTTCTCCAAACTTTTCTTAAACGTAGAAATATTCAGTATTGacgtttaaaaatatatattagagAAAAGGTAACAttgaaaaaacttaattaataaCCTTAACTATGAAAAattgattaatatttttttgagttttaaaagattcatttattttgaatcaaagaagAAATGTTGGAAATGCCCTTATTTTAACTAGGAGGGAGTAACAAATATAATAAGTAGGTGCGAAAGTATGTACGCAGACGCCAATATCAAGATATGGTCACTCAAAAAGATTCATTAGCTAAAAATTTGTTTATTAGGTCAATCAGACAAATTATTTAGAATGAGATAATAAGCAACATAATTAGTCCGAAATTGTGTTAATCCTTTGTCCATGTGAATATAACTAGAATGGCGCGACATGAATGAATAGCAATACAGATCACTAAAGCAAAATAATTGATAAAGTAAAAGAGAGAATGATTCGTATTGATTCTCCTAGCTCAGAAAAATCTCTAAAGATTAGTGATGACCAACAATGTTTACCGAAAATAAGAGTAAAGATGCGTGTAATCAAGTGAAattcaataaatacaatcatgaGAAAGTGAAATATTTATAGGGGTAACTACGTTGTTATGTCCTCATAGCAATATCTTTTACTTTTATGTTGAAATGCACTACAACATTAAATAGCTGGTCCTTAAGTAAAATTAGTTGACGTGACCATCGAGGATGTTAGCGGCAATAGAAACTGCCAACGAAGAGACCAAGGTCCAAACCTATGGCAAACTATAAATGCTATAAGCCTGGCGCAGCATCTATTGCCAACTTGTCTACATCCAATACGGTACAAAGTTTATTAATAGCTGCATGGGCATGAGTGGTATGATCACTAGCCACGTTGATTAATTCCTGCATGACTACAGTCTACAAGTCTTCATGAAACATCAAAAGTTTTCCTATTTTTAACCTACAAATCTTGTTAAATTGTTCACAAATCATGCCGGATCAGTATGATTTAGTACCATCTACATTTTACCTATCGTATTGGCAAACTGAATAATCGTCTAATTTTACAATAACTAGAAATGATACATATGCCCTCCCGATATCCAAGTATGGGACCTTTATGGTCTATTTAAGGTGATATCTAAACCATTGCTCTAAGAAAACTGAGGTGCCAAATCATCATCTCAAAATCTGTTTCCCTGTCTTTACTTACAAGTGACAAGGTAACACTAATTGCTATTCTAATTCCAACAATAGCTGTTGAGTATATTTCACAAACTGTCAACACTATAACAAGCAAAATAAGTTTGTATAGAACATCATCTATTTCTTCCTTACCATACTATCTATTAGTTAGTCtctgaaataaaataaagatagaggCTACATTTGCTTTCGGCTACTGAACTTTCGTCAACTAGGGTGTTGCATTCAGGCTTCGACTAGCAGCACGACATTTTTCTGTTCCATAAAACATTCATAATCgtataaaagaaaaggttatcTATTGACTGGTATCTTTATTTCACAATGAGACCACCAGCACAGTTAATCATTTAAATAGCTCGAGTACAGAGAGGCGCAGGAggaaggaggaagaagaagagctGGAAAAGCGGGGAGTGGAAGGGTAAAGATGTCGCCTGCCTTGCCTAGAAGGAGCCTGTTTTTGGCAAGAATTCTAAAACAAGGACAAATATTACCAGGCCTGCAATGGAACACACCCGCgcaattttttctaaaataagaaCCAAAATGCACTCAAGCAGGAATAGTCTGGCGATTCTCATTGCAAAATTGCTAGACAAACCCACCCTACCGCTCAAGCTTCAATTGTACAGATAAAAAGTTCAAAGGATCAAGGAGTGCATTTCCTCCACACTACATTCATTTTCTTCCGTGTTAAGTTAGACAATCCGTCAAGAAGAAACCACTGGAACCTCGGAGTGTACACCAACGGACTGCAAGGTTCCTGGAAGGCCAAAACCAGCTATAGCTCGAAGGGTTTCTTCTGTTGAAGCCTTAGCTATGCAGAGGCAAATGAAAAATGGAAATTCATCAGTAGTCCTGTAAGCTTTATTTATTTGACTCAAGGTCACCAGGAACAAACACAGGAAGTTGATGTGACGCAGCATCCCTTCTAAACCTGGATTCACGAGGCAAATTAAATGGCAGCCTCTCTTGGTTATCTCTGGAACCAGCGCCTCTCTCATTTCTCAGTCCATCCTTAATTGGACCGCGCAAAAGTGGACCGCCAAAGAATATGGACTCTCCAGTATATGTTAGCTTTTCTGACTGCTCGACTGGAGGCTTTGCGGAAGGCTGTGAAGGTTCTCGAGGGACAGGGGCTGCTGGCCTCTTGTCATTGCTAGCAGAAACAGCATTTGGGTTTGATGATCCTCCTTGCATAGGCGGTGGCCTCGTCCGAGCATCTGAAGCTGATACTGGAACAGATACATACCTTCCAGCTTCTTGGTCCCAAACAACAGATGTTCGTTTAACGTCTCTCAGCAGAGAAGCTGCAGGGGCAGCAGCTGCAAGCAATAACGGATCGGTGGTACTATTCCTCTGCATGATTTTCTCATCAAATTCTGAAGAATGTGCGAGGTGGTGGTTATTATTAGGGGGTGCAGGCCGAGTAGTTCGGACCCTCTCTGGGACAATGCCGGCACTGAGATGACCTAAATTGTGAACTTGTGGGAGAGGGCTTAGTGTGACTGACTCGTGCACATGGCTAGGACTGCTGAAGCTACTGACGCTGTGAGTTCCAGTTTCATACTCATCTCGGCTACCTTGACTAGGAGCAACTGAATTCCTCAATTCATTTCTCATGTCCCTATTTCCTCCGGTGGTATCAGCACTGATACTGCTTCTGACACTCATATTCTCACTGGAACTTAATTGATCAGGATCAAAACGACGGTTATCAACAGGACGTAGAACAGATGAGGATGCTCTAGCTTTTGCTGCAGCTCTCATTGCTTCACTGGAATCCAATTTTGCAAGTTTCCATGCACTGATCTTAACAGGCCGCTTCGGTCCCTTGTTTCCCTTTTCAACAAACCCAGCTGCATCTGGATCAACTGTTGATGGGATCATTCCAGGCTCTAACTGAGGTGCAACTTCTTCCTGCTCATCAATTGAAATGCAGGGTGACAATTCAGAACATCAGAGTTTAAATGGAGATTACAGTTAATATTTGAATAACTGGCACCTGCAGAAACAAGGGGAAACCTTTCTAGATTAGAATAACACAAATATAGAGTAATTACGAGCAATTTGTCCAATTAGGTACTTTCATCCAACTCTTTTGCTTTACTACCTCTTGCATCGACAGTCCCCTTTGGGTATAAGCACTTTAGTTTTGATTTCCGCTTCTgattgtttttgaattttcctTAATTATCCAATATCTTTATACATATGATGTTTCTATTATCCAGAATACTTTTGGTTACTTGTCATGAGGATATCCAAAATTGAGGAAGCATACATCCCGAGCATTGGGGGTTCCAAGTACCACCTTGGCTCAAGATTCAAGATTCCCTGAATGATCAAGACAAATGCCTTGTAACTGAATCACTTTACAATGTAAATATCTATATTTACCCGATGTGGGACACCAAACTGCATTACATCAGGTATAGCTGTTTAGGCTTAACCATTTAACTTAGCTATCTATCATACGCATTAGCACTATGCTTTGAATAGCCAACAACACgtgttctttttttgttttttgttttttttccctGGATAAGGCCGACGATACATGTTCTTAGTAACAGATTTGAAAAAACTCTTGAATAAGCCTAGACATCAAGAGTACGAGTAAGTAATAAATATTTGTCAGAAGTATGGCACAAAGAAAGTCTCAAAGCAACGGTGTATGTGATTTCCAGATCAAGAAAAATCTATTATCCATATAAAATGGATTGTGAAATGGCAACCAAGCACCAATGCACTCGTGTCTCAAGTTGAGTAAGAGTCCAAATATTGAAAATGTGCTAATAGGCGATAACCACAAGAGAGGCCTCTGAAGCCAAATGATTGGCTATTTAGGTTTGGTGTGGCAACGCACCGGACCCAGCAGACTAATGTTAACTCTGGAATCATCAGCAAATGCCTACTACTAAAATTCTTGCCACTTTGGAGTTTCAGAAACTAAAAAATAATACTTAATTTCTCTAGGTATAATAATGATACATGAATGGTCAAGGAAGTGGCACTGAAAGTTGTGAGACAGTGAAGCAACTACCaactatttattttttgtttcataCCAACAAGAAAAATGCAATAGAATTTGGATCACAAAACACAAGTTCAGCAtcttgtgatattgatcaaaATTACTAAATTAAAACCTCTCCTTTTTATcaggttcactttttttttatcacacATTCAGGTTCAGGCAGGTTAATTCCCAAATTAAAATCATATATTTTATCTTATGGACATGTGTGTCGTTCTTCTGGCCCATGGTTCACTGTTAGATATTCATTGTAGACGACTGGAACAAAGATTTCcataatggaaaaaaaaaaaaagaaggattaAGGCATCCTCTCTGCCTACCAACAGACTTGGAAGTTTTCAATAACTTAACTTCTCAAGTTGTTACTAATACCTGATAATCAACAAACACCCTAGGAGGGGTGCACCATGCTCCCTTATATTGCAGTCCCAAAGAACTTCCACCACTGAAGCCAGTCGTAGCTGATCCGGATGGAGAGTATACAATGTTAGGCTGTTCTTCATCTATAGATGCTCCTCCAGGTGCCTCACTCATGGCCCTCATAGCTACTACGTACTCGTACGTTGTAATGCCCTGACAGGAAGgtcattttgaaaaagaatcagACAACGAAACGTCAAGTTCCAACTCATAATAGAAAGAGAGAACCATAAAAAATCTAACCTTTCTTATCAGTATCATGTGGAAAAAGAAAAGCTCCCCTAAGGGCACACAAGCCAGCAATGAAACAGCAGTACATACAGCCTGCATAAAGTCAATATCCGTCACAATTATGAACAGGATTCTGTTTTCATTAACCAGTCAGAATAGTAAGCAGTGCAAGTAAAAATTACCACAACAGTTGCAAATGGGGCCAGTGAGAAACCATTCCCTAGTCTATCAACTATTTCAGCCTCCATGTGCTTTTTGTTTACAAAGCATCGTACCAGAACAGCAATTCCAACTCCAGCTTCAGTAACAAGCTGCAGAACAGTGTGTGAATGATTCAGTGATAAAAAAACACAATCACTTCATCAGTAACAAAGCATTTGGCTCGAACATACCCAGACCAAGCTGGTGGCCATCAGTGATATAAAGGTAACATAGTTCTTCCTGCCAACGCAGTTGTTCAGCCACTGCCAGTTCGATAAATGGGGTTAGTTTCCTGGTAATAATTATGAAAAAGTGGGCTCCATAACAAAATCAGAATAAGATGTACCATAGATGACTGAGATGAATACCCGACAATGGTGATCAAATCCATCCACACATTTATCACAGCTTCGACAATGTTTACTGAACTTGCGCACCTGCAGCACACCAGGCAGTCAGTTTATAGATGGCCATGTCTATTTGCATAAGAACAAATGTAAGGTGGTCCTGATGATTATATATGTCCCATGATGAAGAATCTGCACTAAGTTACATGCCTAAGCAACAAAACTAGGACAGAAACAGAAGGAGCATAAAATGGCCATGTGCTGTTGATTTTGTCTGCATACACATGGACGTACATACCtcatccatatttttttttttttgatgacatgggaacccacagccgctacccttcgggtgcgcacagggtaaacccagctcctgtgcaatagcttgCAAACCACACAAGAGAGATAatccgcactaggcaagccccgtgcgacgagctcgacccagaaggaaaatcccctgctgtcgtaggcagggggtttcgaacccaagacctccattatgaaagcctcatgctcaaccaactgagccacccttgcgggtatACCTCATCCATTTTTATAGACTATCAAATCTCTCAATTTGTACATTATTGAACAATTTTTTCAGCAGATCATGTTGTCAAACAGTCTATGAAGAGTCGAAAGTCaagaaaatggatgaagttGTATGTTAAAATGTGTCTACTACAAAATGTGCA contains these protein-coding regions:
- the LOC132068730 gene encoding probable protein S-acyltransferase 19 isoform X1 gives rise to the protein MVRKHGWQLPAHTFQVVAITVFCLLVVAFYAFFSPFLGGRFWEYASIAAYSPAALLVFVLYVRSTAINPADPGIMSKFDSGRMNNNNSKHGLSARKFDEHSNDARSSLSSASRSSIAAANSIKRGQQEAGRLDNEVVSLTRKSSCCKFGGVFCFLFVHEDCHKMDGAAEEEGMGEDALFCTLCNAEVRKFSKHCRSCDKCVDGFDHHCRWLNNCVGRKNYVTFISLMATSLVWLVTEAGVGIAVLVRCFVNKKHMEAEIVDRLGNGFSLAPFATVVAVCTAVSLLACVPLGELFFFHMILIRKGITTYEYVVAMRAMSEAPGGASIDEEQPNIVYSPSGSATTGFSGGSSLGLQYKGAWCTPPRVFVDYQEEVAPQLEPGMIPSTVDPDAAGFVEKGNKGPKRPVKISAWKLAKLDSSEAMRAAAKARASSSVLRPVDNRRFDPDQLSSSENMSVRSSISADTTGGNRDMRNELRNSVAPSQGSRDEYETGTHSVSSFSSPSHVHESVTLSPLPQVHNLGHLSAGIVPERVRTTRPAPPNNNHHLAHSSEFDEKIMQRNSTTDPLLLAAAAPAASLLRDVKRTSVVWDQEAGRYVSVPVSASDARTRPPPMQGGSSNPNAVSASNDKRPAAPVPREPSQPSAKPPVEQSEKLTYTGESIFFGGPLLRGPIKDGLRNERGAGSRDNQERLPFNLPRESRFRRDAASHQLPVFVPGDLESNK
- the LOC132068730 gene encoding probable protein S-acyltransferase 19 isoform X2 — encoded protein: MSKFDSGRMNNNNSKHGLSARKFDEHSNDARSSLSSASRSSIAAANSIKRGQQEAGRLDNEVVSLTRKSSCCKFGGVFCFLFVHEDCHKMDGAAEEEGMGEDALFCTLCNAEVRKFSKHCRSCDKCVDGFDHHCRWLNNCVGRKNYVTFISLMATSLVWLVTEAGVGIAVLVRCFVNKKHMEAEIVDRLGNGFSLAPFATVVAVCTAVSLLACVPLGELFFFHMILIRKGITTYEYVVAMRAMSEAPGGASIDEEQPNIVYSPSGSATTGFSGGSSLGLQYKGAWCTPPRVFVDYQEEVAPQLEPGMIPSTVDPDAAGFVEKGNKGPKRPVKISAWKLAKLDSSEAMRAAAKARASSSVLRPVDNRRFDPDQLSSSENMSVRSSISADTTGGNRDMRNELRNSVAPSQGSRDEYETGTHSVSSFSSPSHVHESVTLSPLPQVHNLGHLSAGIVPERVRTTRPAPPNNNHHLAHSSEFDEKIMQRNSTTDPLLLAAAAPAASLLRDVKRTSVVWDQEAGRYVSVPVSASDARTRPPPMQGGSSNPNAVSASNDKRPAAPVPREPSQPSAKPPVEQSEKLTYTGESIFFGGPLLRGPIKDGLRNERGAGSRDNQERLPFNLPRESRFRRDAASHQLPVFVPGDLESNK